In the genome of Flexistipes sinusarabici DSM 4947, one region contains:
- a CDS encoding GNAT family N-acetyltransferase: MKEEIKVRKACKKDIDKMLCLLKELFRMEGVDFDRKTQYNGLLFLMEKENRAAAFVAELDKEIIGMCTIQTLISTAKASYTAYIEDLCVDSDYRNKGVGGRLLEYCEKWCINNNINNIHLLADGRNKKALNFYKKNGWKTTDYTALTKALTNSFSEKVEVF, encoded by the coding sequence ATGAAAGAAGAAATAAAAGTAAGAAAAGCCTGCAAAAAAGATATCGATAAAATGCTTTGCCTTTTAAAAGAACTTTTTCGTATGGAAGGGGTGGATTTTGACCGGAAAACCCAGTACAATGGGTTACTATTTCTGATGGAAAAAGAAAACAGAGCAGCAGCGTTTGTTGCCGAACTGGATAAGGAAATAATAGGAATGTGCACAATACAGACCCTCATATCCACAGCCAAAGCGTCATATACAGCTTACATAGAAGACTTATGCGTTGATTCCGATTATCGAAATAAAGGAGTTGGCGGCAGACTGCTTGAATATTGTGAAAAATGGTGCATTAACAACAATATCAATAATATACACCTGTTAGCCGACGGGAGAAATAAAAAAGCTCTGAACTTCTACAAAAAAAACGGCTGGAAAACAACTGACTACACCGCACTGACAAAAGCGCTGACTAATTCTTTTTCTGAGAAAGTTGAAGTGTTCTAA